One Nitrospirota bacterium genomic window carries:
- a CDS encoding S41 family peptidase, with protein MNKRLKHLLIWTAFVAIIASGVAVGRWTVKSVSAESETYQELKLFTEVISLVKSSYVEEVKTKDLIYGAIKGMISSLDPHSAFMTPDMYKEMKVDTKGEFGGVGIQIGKKGGLLTVIAPIEDTPAYLAGIKAGDVITKVNGEITDKMTLMDAVNKMRGPRGTKVILSILRKGWTEPKDFTISREIIKVKSVKNKVLEGNIGYIKISQFQEKTVQDLVKAINTLKEKKITSVIVDLRNDPGGLLQSAVGVAEQFLPSHKLVVYIKDRSGDKKDFYTESEGKLDMLPMVVLVNEGSASASEIVAGALKDWNRAVILGVTTFGKGSVQSVLGLSDGSGLRLTTARYYTPNGISIQNTGITPDIIVKIKSENGKEHKVLREKDLTGHLQNEQIETKEGEESDSTPLELEEKDDTQLQRAIDILKTGDTLKKSNKTS; from the coding sequence ATGAATAAAAGACTAAAGCACTTGCTCATTTGGACGGCTTTTGTCGCAATAATAGCAAGCGGAGTGGCAGTTGGCAGGTGGACGGTAAAGTCCGTAAGCGCTGAGTCGGAAACGTATCAGGAATTAAAGCTGTTTACTGAGGTTATATCTTTGGTAAAGAGCAGTTATGTGGAGGAGGTTAAAACCAAGGATTTAATTTATGGCGCTATAAAGGGTATGATCAGCTCTCTTGACCCCCACTCGGCCTTCATGACACCGGACATGTATAAGGAGATGAAGGTTGACACCAAGGGCGAGTTTGGCGGCGTAGGCATACAGATAGGCAAAAAGGGCGGTCTTCTGACTGTAATTGCACCGATTGAAGATACACCTGCATATTTGGCCGGAATAAAGGCTGGAGATGTTATAACAAAGGTTAACGGCGAAATTACCGACAAGATGACTCTCATGGATGCGGTCAATAAGATGCGGGGCCCAAGGGGAACAAAGGTTATTCTCTCAATCCTCAGAAAGGGATGGACTGAACCAAAAGACTTTACAATCTCAAGAGAGATTATTAAAGTTAAGAGCGTAAAAAATAAGGTTCTTGAAGGGAACATCGGCTATATAAAAATCAGCCAGTTCCAGGAAAAAACCGTGCAGGATCTGGTTAAAGCAATTAACACGTTGAAAGAAAAAAAGATAACCTCGGTGATAGTAGATTTAAGAAATGATCCGGGCGGGTTGTTACAGAGCGCTGTGGGTGTGGCTGAGCAGTTTTTACCGTCACACAAACTGGTCGTTTACATAAAGGATCGTTCAGGGGATAAGAAGGACTTCTATACGGAGTCAGAGGGCAAGCTTGATATGCTGCCCATGGTGGTGCTGGTAAATGAGGGATCTGCAAGCGCCTCAGAGATAGTGGCAGGGGCTCTCAAGGACTGGAACAGGGCAGTTATTCTGGGTGTGACCACCTTTGGGAAAGGCTCGGTTCAGAGTGTGCTTGGGCTTAGTGACGGCTCAGGGTTAAGGCTTACTACCGCAAGGTACTATACCCCTAACGGTATTTCCATCCAAAACACCGGAATAACACCAGATATAATAGTGAAGATTAAATCTGAAAATGGAAAAGAGCACAAAGTGCTAAGGGAAAAGGACTTAACCGGACATCTGCAAAACGAACAGATTGAAACCAAAGAGGGTGAAGAGTCAGACTCAACACCGCTTGAGCTTGAAGAGAAAGACGACACACAGCTTCAAAGAGCTATAGATATATTAAAAACCGGGGATACACTGAAGAAAAGTAATAAAACCAGCTGA
- a CDS encoding ribonuclease H-like domain-containing protein, producing the protein MSRVIFDIETAGFDFESLDRWLQEYFLKWTNTEDEVKAAKDSLSFYPNTAEVVAIGMLNPDTEKGAVYFQSPGGTVKPFDEDNISYYPGTESDVLSQFWETIKKYDTFVTFNGRVFDCPFVLVRSAVCRVMPTRELLPNRYGTEHIDLMDRLNFFGASKRRFSLDVWCRTFGIKSPKSDGVTGYEVKDLFRSGEFEKIARYCAGDLWATQKLLFIWEKYIKFPSLK; encoded by the coding sequence ATGTCCCGTGTAATCTTTGACATAGAGACGGCAGGGTTTGACTTTGAAAGCCTTGACCGCTGGTTACAGGAGTATTTTCTAAAGTGGACAAACACGGAGGATGAGGTGAAGGCTGCAAAAGACAGCCTCTCCTTTTATCCAAACACGGCTGAGGTGGTGGCAATTGGAATGCTCAACCCTGATACTGAAAAAGGAGCAGTATATTTTCAGTCTCCGGGGGGCACAGTTAAGCCTTTTGATGAGGACAATATATCATACTACCCAGGCACTGAAAGCGATGTATTGTCTCAGTTTTGGGAAACTATAAAAAAGTACGACACCTTTGTAACGTTTAACGGGCGGGTGTTTGACTGCCCATTTGTTTTGGTAAGAAGCGCCGTATGCAGAGTTATGCCAACACGAGAACTCTTGCCTAACCGTTACGGCACTGAGCACATTGATTTAATGGACAGGCTTAACTTCTTTGGCGCCTCAAAAAGACGGTTCAGCCTCGATGTGTGGTGCCGCACGTTTGGCATAAAAAGCCCAAAATCCGACGGGGTCACAGGATATGAGGTAAAGGACCTGTTTAGGTCGGGAGAGTTTGAAAAAATCGCAAGATACTGTGCCGGAGACCTGTGGGCAACTCAAAAACTTCTCTTCATCTGGGAAAAATATATTAAGTTTCCCTCTTTAAAGTAA
- a CDS encoding phosphate ABC transporter substrate-binding protein, which yields MCSGVSHALDVNGNDKLKIEGNLTITGSSTMCPLIKAIGDRFHSLYPKVILDVQCGGSARGIKDVREGKSKIGMVSRALTDKEQDLFGFTIARDGVSIIINKNNPVVTLSNKQIFDIFTGKITNWKQAGGNDANISVVLKTRRGASTELFYDYFKFSNDMLTGKFIDGDNSVVINAVTTNPNAISYVSSGEAQRKGQAGDAVKIIPVDNIMPTNRNIITMNYPISRALSLVTKALPSGLEKEFINYCLSSAVNNIIVQYDFVPYEE from the coding sequence ATGTGTTCCGGAGTAAGCCACGCATTGGATGTAAATGGCAACGATAAACTTAAGATAGAAGGGAACCTAACGATCACAGGTTCCAGCACTATGTGTCCACTGATAAAGGCTATAGGTGACAGATTTCATTCGTTGTATCCTAAGGTTATCCTTGACGTACAATGTGGCGGTTCAGCCCGGGGCATTAAAGACGTCAGGGAGGGAAAATCCAAAATCGGGATGGTATCCCGTGCTCTTACCGATAAGGAGCAGGACCTTTTCGGTTTTACAATCGCCCGCGACGGTGTCAGCATCATTATAAATAAAAATAACCCCGTTGTTACTCTCAGCAATAAGCAGATATTTGACATTTTTACCGGTAAGATTACCAACTGGAAACAAGCCGGAGGCAATGATGCCAACATATCTGTGGTGTTGAAAACAAGGAGAGGGGCCTCAACCGAGCTCTTCTACGATTATTTCAAATTTAGTAACGACATGTTAACCGGCAAGTTTATCGACGGTGATAATTCAGTAGTAATAAATGCGGTGACAACTAATCCAAATGCAATTTCATATGTTTCATCTGGTGAAGCACAGCGTAAAGGACAAGCAGGAGACGCTGTTAAGATTATCCCTGTTGACAACATTATGCCCACAAACAGGAATATCATTACCATGAATTATCCAATTTCCCGTGCGCTCTCTCTTGTTACGAAAGCACTTCCATCCGGCCTGGAGAAAGAATTCATCAACTACTGCCTCTCCTCTGCGGTCAATAATATAATCGTACAATATGACTTCGTTCCCTACGAGGAGTGA
- a CDS encoding PAS domain-containing protein, with amino-acid sequence MKILDSANSYIGRLNIRTVLYISFTLASILFIVLGTFVEWREDVTLDGMFAKEDNLDKISFLCLDANSTMLKARINMGNFILTYKDFGYNEAKSRYITPILTYVSEIKNIMGNIRSLTSNQSIKGITYKIDMELDKYQSTIFNLTDKYMALGFSNSGTYGALQSSAREIESLLDMQKNFQLKSDLLMLRRNEKNYIIQNRDLYVTKHREDSDTFKKNIASAQLPSDIKSRLITLADSYAGFFQLYCQTSDEIRTINNNYVQSIRTIEPLLASLNEEAFNSVIASRQEREESGDTISLIRWGCGFLILLGTLIIAYIISTVISRDVKECKSFAEEISTGNLTNRLRLKGKNEFTSLAIALNKMAESLSSYATKMTSSTEQYRALVENSQDLIIRYDNNYICLYMNPVCSRLDSSVDLDYFIGEPIDSKIFLSKDIALSWKEMLQKVFNTCQTQEAYYDFETPGGTIYFHARFFPEYAEGGEMKGVVITARDITMQKLEEQKNKHKEQLLIQQSKMASMGEMIGLIAHQWRQPLNALALNVNDVKDAYTFGELDARYIEESVSASLQQIEFMSKTIDDFRNFFIPAKKKVHFYVNTAIEELLSMFLQIFNKSHIDIFIKAEQGTALLTDGYPNEFKQVLLNILNNSKDAIISKKRTDTQLQGKIEISIGNNEDNSEIIVSIKDNGGGIPDDVIGKIFDSYFSTKGSEGTGVGLYMSKTIIEEKMHGKISVSNIEDGAQFIIQLPVAT; translated from the coding sequence ATGAAAATATTGGACAGCGCAAACAGTTACATTGGCCGTTTAAACATAAGAACTGTTCTGTATATAAGCTTCACGTTGGCTTCTATACTTTTTATAGTTCTGGGAACTTTTGTCGAATGGAGAGAGGATGTCACACTCGATGGGATGTTTGCAAAAGAAGATAATTTGGACAAGATCTCTTTCCTGTGTTTGGATGCCAACTCTACAATGCTGAAAGCCCGAATTAATATGGGAAACTTTATTCTTACGTACAAGGATTTCGGCTATAACGAGGCTAAATCAAGATATATAACGCCAATACTTACCTATGTTTCCGAGATTAAGAATATAATGGGCAATATCCGGTCTTTGACAAGCAATCAGAGTATTAAAGGAATAACCTATAAAATAGACATGGAATTGGATAAGTATCAGAGTACTATCTTTAATTTGACAGATAAATACATGGCACTTGGTTTCTCTAATTCGGGGACTTATGGTGCACTGCAGAGTAGCGCACGGGAGATTGAGTCACTTTTAGATATGCAAAAAAACTTTCAGCTTAAATCAGATTTACTGATGCTTCGCAGAAATGAAAAAAATTACATCATACAAAACAGGGACCTCTACGTTACAAAACATCGTGAGGACAGCGATACATTTAAGAAAAATATTGCATCAGCACAATTACCATCTGACATTAAATCCAGGCTCATTACTCTGGCTGATTCATACGCCGGTTTTTTCCAGCTATATTGTCAAACATCCGACGAGATCAGGACTATTAATAACAACTACGTTCAATCAATACGCACTATAGAACCTCTGCTGGCTTCTCTTAATGAGGAGGCTTTCAACAGCGTTATTGCCTCAAGACAAGAAAGAGAGGAAAGCGGGGATACAATATCCTTAATAAGGTGGGGTTGCGGTTTTCTTATTCTTTTAGGCACGTTAATCATTGCGTACATTATATCCACCGTAATATCGAGAGATGTGAAGGAGTGCAAGTCTTTTGCTGAAGAGATATCTACCGGCAACCTTACTAACAGATTACGGCTAAAAGGAAAAAATGAATTTACCTCGCTTGCCATTGCCTTAAATAAAATGGCGGAATCCCTTTCGTCATATGCCACTAAAATGACGTCAAGCACGGAACAATATCGCGCACTGGTTGAAAACAGCCAGGACTTAATCATTCGATACGACAACAATTACATTTGTCTTTATATGAACCCCGTTTGCAGCAGGCTTGACAGCTCTGTTGACCTCGATTATTTTATAGGTGAACCGATAGATTCTAAAATATTTCTGTCTAAAGACATTGCTTTATCGTGGAAAGAGATGCTGCAAAAGGTCTTTAATACCTGTCAAACACAAGAGGCTTATTACGACTTTGAAACACCCGGCGGAACAATCTATTTTCACGCAAGGTTCTTTCCGGAGTATGCCGAGGGCGGAGAGATGAAAGGTGTTGTAATAACAGCCCGCGATATAACCATGCAAAAACTTGAGGAGCAAAAAAACAAACATAAGGAGCAATTGCTCATTCAACAGTCTAAGATGGCAAGTATGGGGGAAATGATTGGACTGATTGCGCATCAGTGGAGGCAGCCTCTGAATGCTCTGGCTCTAAATGTTAATGATGTGAAGGATGCTTATACTTTTGGTGAACTGGATGCAAGATACATCGAGGAATCAGTTAGTGCCTCGTTACAACAAATTGAATTTATGTCTAAGACAATAGATGATTTTAGAAATTTTTTCATACCGGCAAAAAAGAAAGTCCATTTTTATGTAAACACTGCCATAGAAGAATTACTCTCGATGTTTTTGCAGATATTTAACAAAAGCCATATAGATATTTTTATAAAAGCTGAACAGGGCACAGCACTGCTCACAGATGGATATCCCAACGAGTTCAAGCAGGTGCTGCTAAACATTTTGAATAACTCAAAAGATGCAATTATTTCTAAAAAGAGGACCGATACTCAACTTCAGGGGAAAATAGAAATCTCTATCGGCAACAACGAGGACAACTCTGAAATTATTGTCTCAATAAAAGACAATGGCGGTGGAATTCCTGATGATGTAATAGGAAAAATATTTGACTCTTACTTTTCAACAAAAGGCTCTGAGGGCACAGGGGTTGGCCTTTATATGTCAAAAACGATCATAGAAGAAAAGATGCACGGGAAAATATCTGTTTCAAACATAGAGGATGGAGCACAGTTTATCATACAACTACCAGTTGCAACATAA
- a CDS encoding glycosyltransferase, with product MSVPFFSVVIDTYNYGNYLEQAIESVLSQSFPLKDVEIIVVDDGSTDDTSTRVKRFNKAITYVYKENGGQASALNAGFSRAKGSLVSLLDADDYWYKDKLKVVAEHFEKFDTVDVINHNLSILDENGGDEYLWNQDEGDVAFRQYNCEDYLRGVFIPVVPTSGNSFRMDCLKKTLPVPQSYRVCADSYLHTVLPLVARNILYIPKPLGGYRIHGKNCWSNHDTFTIERIIEKESLNLHDLQKWMDDMAINNRLILNKMQMAINRKKIFFYNGNGEKLKALKEAILYKDFAQISPPLSYRLLKRISVVASAVIPPDTYHELCEKTYFIYVWLMKKFWKGLKYAPIMNKIANNKMCSSKKK from the coding sequence GTGTCAGTACCGTTTTTTTCAGTCGTCATAGATACTTACAATTATGGTAATTATTTAGAGCAGGCAATTGAATCGGTCTTAAGTCAATCGTTTCCCCTAAAAGATGTAGAGATAATTGTGGTTGATGACGGTTCTACCGATGATACATCCACGCGTGTTAAGAGATTCAACAAGGCAATAACCTATGTATATAAGGAAAACGGTGGACAGGCTTCGGCCTTAAATGCCGGCTTTTCACGTGCAAAGGGCTCGCTTGTCTCACTTTTGGATGCGGATGACTATTGGTATAAAGATAAGTTAAAGGTTGTGGCCGAACACTTTGAAAAATTCGATACGGTGGACGTTATTAACCACAATCTCAGCATATTGGATGAAAACGGTGGAGATGAATACCTGTGGAACCAGGATGAGGGCGATGTTGCATTCAGGCAATATAACTGTGAAGATTACCTCAGAGGTGTATTTATTCCTGTTGTACCGACATCCGGAAATAGTTTCAGGATGGATTGCCTTAAAAAAACTCTGCCTGTTCCACAATCCTACAGAGTCTGTGCCGACTCATATCTGCACACGGTATTGCCTCTTGTTGCAAGAAATATTCTTTACATCCCTAAGCCTCTGGGCGGCTATAGAATCCATGGTAAAAACTGCTGGTCAAATCACGATACCTTTACTATAGAGAGGATAATTGAAAAAGAATCACTCAACTTACATGACCTGCAGAAGTGGATGGACGACATGGCTATAAATAACAGACTGATATTAAACAAAATGCAGATGGCAATAAACAGAAAAAAAATATTTTTTTATAACGGCAACGGTGAAAAACTTAAGGCTCTTAAGGAGGCAATTTTGTATAAAGATTTTGCCCAGATAAGCCCTCCGCTGTCTTACAGGTTATTAAAGCGAATCTCAGTTGTTGCAAGTGCTGTGATACCGCCGGATACTTACCATGAGCTTTGCGAAAAGACCTATTTCATATATGTTTGGCTTATGAAAAAGTTCTGGAAAGGGTTAAAGTATGCTCCCATAATGAATAAAATTGCTAATAACAAAATGTGTTCGTCTAAAAAGAAGTGA
- a CDS encoding 1-deoxy-D-xylulose-5-phosphate synthase, whose protein sequence is MAKGDSKLSSKEDKLTVSNDSDDYFSILSEVKSPEDIKLLSLEELSDLAREIRDVIIKRVSINGGHLASSLGVIELTLALHYVFRSPVDKIIWDVGHQCYPHKLITGRFGRFHTLRQHGGLSGFPRRDENPHDAFGTGHSSTSISAALGMAEGGYRLGRYNKVIAVIGDGALTGGLAFEGLNNAGHLKRDLIVVLNDNEMSISKNVGALSTYLTRAMGSSIYQKFKKETKTIFEIIPKVGGHFSKLAQRTEDTLKCFFIPGMLFEELGFTYMGPVDGHDIAGLIDAFESVKTQQGPILIHAITKKGKGYEFSEMKPSRFHGVGPFETDTGEPKKCAQCPSFSEIFGRALTEAAKADPKVVAITAAMKEGTGLREFAETFPGRFYDVGIAEQHAVTFAAGLAASGIKPVVAVYSTFLQRAYDEVIHDVCLQNLPVVFAIDRTGIVGEDGPTHHGLFDISFLRSIPNLTIMTPKNSTEMKDMLALAFKLATPCAIRYSRDTVPDELEEINSTLEPGKGEIIRDGTDVAILASGQSVSYALLAAKRLESSGVSASVVNMRFIKPLDGDLIVKLSQKVKAIVTVEENVTAGGFGSLVLEFLNATGLNNVAVKVLGIADKFVEHGRQDILRKLYGIDDDGIYQTVMGVLSK, encoded by the coding sequence ATGGCTAAAGGAGATAGCAAATTATCTTCTAAAGAGGACAAATTGACAGTTTCAAATGACAGTGACGACTACTTTTCCATACTATCAGAGGTAAAATCACCTGAAGACATAAAACTACTTTCGTTAGAAGAGCTTTCAGACTTAGCCCGTGAGATACGTGATGTTATAATCAAGCGGGTATCTATAAACGGTGGGCATTTGGCATCCTCACTGGGCGTGATTGAGCTTACACTTGCGCTTCACTACGTGTTTAGGAGTCCTGTGGATAAAATCATATGGGATGTCGGACATCAGTGCTACCCTCATAAGCTTATAACCGGACGCTTTGGGCGTTTTCATACTCTGAGGCAACACGGAGGGCTTTCCGGCTTCCCGCGCCGGGATGAAAACCCCCATGACGCCTTTGGAACCGGCCACAGTTCAACCTCTATTTCGGCAGCACTGGGGATGGCAGAGGGCGGATACAGACTTGGCAGATACAACAAGGTTATAGCCGTAATCGGTGACGGCGCTCTTACGGGTGGACTTGCCTTTGAGGGCTTAAACAATGCCGGACATTTAAAGCGGGACCTGATTGTTGTGTTAAATGACAATGAGATGTCTATATCTAAAAACGTGGGCGCTCTGTCCACCTACCTGACACGCGCCATGGGGAGCAGTATATATCAGAAATTCAAAAAAGAAACAAAGACTATATTTGAAATAATCCCAAAGGTGGGAGGCCATTTCTCAAAATTAGCCCAACGCACTGAAGACACTCTGAAGTGTTTTTTCATTCCCGGGATGTTATTTGAAGAGCTGGGGTTTACCTACATGGGGCCGGTTGACGGCCACGACATAGCGGGATTGATTGACGCCTTTGAAAGCGTAAAAACCCAGCAGGGCCCAATACTTATTCATGCTATCACAAAAAAAGGCAAAGGATATGAGTTTTCAGAGATGAAACCGTCGCGGTTTCATGGTGTCGGGCCATTTGAGACAGATACCGGTGAACCCAAAAAGTGTGCACAATGTCCGTCTTTTAGCGAGATCTTTGGCAGAGCACTGACAGAGGCAGCTAAGGCTGATCCTAAAGTGGTAGCGATAACGGCTGCTATGAAAGAGGGAACCGGGCTAAGAGAGTTTGCTGAAACGTTTCCAGGCAGATTCTATGATGTTGGTATAGCCGAACAACATGCCGTCACGTTTGCCGCAGGGCTTGCCGCATCCGGAATTAAACCTGTGGTTGCAGTGTATTCAACATTTCTGCAGAGGGCGTATGATGAGGTTATTCATGACGTATGCCTTCAGAATCTGCCGGTTGTGTTTGCAATAGACAGGACGGGAATCGTAGGAGAGGATGGCCCAACACATCACGGTCTTTTTGATATTTCATTTCTAAGAAGTATTCCAAATCTGACCATCATGACCCCTAAAAACTCAACTGAGATGAAAGATATGCTTGCGCTTGCCTTTAAACTTGCCACTCCGTGCGCTATCCGATACTCAAGAGACACGGTGCCGGACGAGCTTGAGGAGATTAACTCAACACTGGAACCAGGAAAGGGTGAAATCATCAGAGACGGCACGGATGTCGCAATTTTAGCCTCCGGGCAAAGCGTCAGTTATGCGCTCTTAGCTGCAAAGCGGTTAGAGAGCTCCGGAGTGTCGGCAAGTGTTGTCAATATGAGATTTATAAAACCTCTTGACGGAGACTTGATTGTAAAACTGTCACAGAAAGTGAAAGCAATCGTTACAGTAGAGGAAAACGTAACGGCAGGAGGATTTGGAAGCCTCGTACTGGAATTCCTTAATGCCACAGGCCTTAACAACGTAGCAGTTAAGGTGTTGGGAATTGCTGATAAGTTTGTCGAACACGGCAGACAAGATATATTAAGGAAATTGTACGGCATTGATGATGATGGAATTTATCAGACTGTTATGGGTGTTCTTAGTAAATGA
- a CDS encoding polyprenyl synthetase family protein: protein MDLNTYLAETKSLTEDFLKMYFRQPGEPEVLFDAMRYSLFAGGKRIRPILCITAFEACGGVGTDILPQACALELIHTYSLIHDDLPAMDNDDLRRGKPTNHKVYGDAMAILAGDGLLTEAFRMFTVVAGDYDITKYIIPAIKELAASAGLYGMVAGQALDIISEGKTPDKTTLEFIHRNKTAALLKASVRLGGILYGAQKPEMDALSNYGEAIGLAFQVVDDILDVTGTTEELGKPQGSDDNKDKMTYPALYGIERSKEIARELINRGLESAEFFKDKAIWLKEIANYLLKRTN, encoded by the coding sequence ATGGACTTAAACACATATTTAGCTGAAACAAAGTCTCTGACAGAGGATTTTTTAAAGATGTATTTTCGGCAGCCCGGAGAACCGGAGGTGCTCTTTGATGCGATGCGGTATTCTCTGTTTGCCGGTGGAAAGAGAATCAGGCCGATTCTTTGCATAACTGCCTTTGAGGCTTGTGGTGGAGTCGGCACAGACATACTGCCTCAGGCATGTGCCCTTGAGTTGATTCACACATACTCGCTGATACATGACGATCTCCCCGCTATGGATAACGATGACTTAAGGCGCGGTAAGCCCACAAATCATAAGGTGTATGGCGATGCAATGGCTATTTTAGCCGGAGATGGGCTTTTAACCGAGGCTTTTAGAATGTTTACAGTTGTGGCAGGTGATTACGACATCACTAAATACATAATACCTGCTATTAAAGAGCTTGCCGCCTCAGCCGGACTATACGGGATGGTGGCAGGACAAGCACTTGATATTATCTCAGAGGGTAAGACACCTGATAAAACTACTCTTGAGTTTATTCACAGAAATAAGACAGCAGCGTTGCTTAAGGCCTCGGTGCGTCTTGGCGGCATTCTCTATGGAGCCCAAAAACCTGAGATGGACGCTCTTAGCAACTACGGAGAGGCCATAGGGCTTGCCTTTCAGGTAGTTGATGACATCTTAGACGTAACTGGCACTACTGAGGAACTGGGAAAGCCACAAGGATCCGATGACAATAAAGATAAAATGACCTATCCTGCCCTGTATGGAATAGAACGGTCAAAGGAAATAGCCCGGGAATTAATAAACCGGGGTTTAGAATCGGCGGAGTTTTTTAAAGACAAAGCAATATGGCTAAAGGAGATAGCAAATTATCTTCTAAAGAGGACAAATTGA
- a CDS encoding PAS domain S-box protein: protein MLVENNSLNIELSKEIAERVKLEKSLQIAMLTQKEMQYKLEQIALNEKNYRQLVQLSQEGIWAIDEENITIFVNNAMINMLGYPYSEMLGAPLFSFMEEEEKHKAEKHVIRQRDGIGERIESRLICKDGSIIDVLVAASPTIDEKGNIIGAFAIVSDITARKNQQRLIKNYLKEIESINTALKIQLSKAEMGHERLIASYLKEIESMNVALNTQLSEAES, encoded by the coding sequence ATGTTAGTAGAAAACAACAGCCTTAACATAGAACTGTCTAAAGAGATAGCTGAACGTGTGAAACTTGAAAAGTCTCTACAAATAGCCATGTTAACCCAAAAGGAAATGCAATATAAGCTTGAACAGATTGCACTTAATGAGAAAAACTATCGTCAACTTGTACAGCTTTCACAAGAGGGCATATGGGCTATTGATGAAGAAAACATTACCATATTTGTTAACAATGCGATGATTAATATGCTTGGGTACCCATATAGTGAAATGCTTGGTGCGCCACTGTTTAGTTTTATGGAGGAAGAGGAAAAACATAAGGCTGAAAAACATGTAATACGTCAAAGAGATGGAATAGGAGAAAGAATTGAAAGTCGTTTAATATGTAAAGATGGCTCGATAATTGATGTACTTGTCGCTGCCTCCCCTACCATAGACGAAAAAGGAAACATTATAGGTGCTTTTGCTATTGTATCAGATATAACTGCCCGCAAAAATCAGCAGAGGCTAATAAAAAACTATCTGAAAGAAATAGAATCAATAAATACAGCATTAAAGATCCAACTTTCTAAAGCTGAGATGGGACATGAGAGGTTAATAGCAAGCTATTTGAAAGAAATCGAATCAATGAATGTAGCATTAAATACCCAACTTTCTGAAGCTGAGAGTTGA